One Natrinema longum genomic window carries:
- the hpt gene encoding hypoxanthine/guanine phosphoribosyltransferase, whose product MNRLLESLGDAPIIDKDGYEYLVHPISNGVPQLDPALLREVVVEVMRTADLDVDKIVAPEAMGIHLATALSLQADVPLVVIRKRAYGLEGEVSLHQETGYSESEMYINDVEAGDRVVIVDDMLSTGGTLAAICDALDGIGAEIVDIVVVLRKVGESALDDTEYEATSLVDITVEDGEVTVHSANR is encoded by the coding sequence ATGAACCGGCTCCTCGAGTCGTTAGGCGACGCACCGATCATCGACAAGGACGGGTACGAGTACCTCGTCCACCCGATCAGCAACGGGGTTCCGCAGCTCGATCCCGCCCTGTTGCGGGAGGTCGTCGTCGAGGTGATGCGGACCGCGGACCTCGACGTGGACAAGATCGTCGCGCCGGAGGCGATGGGCATCCACCTCGCGACCGCGCTTTCCCTGCAGGCCGACGTTCCGCTGGTCGTCATTCGAAAACGGGCCTACGGGCTCGAGGGCGAGGTATCGCTCCACCAGGAGACGGGGTACTCGGAGTCGGAGATGTACATCAACGACGTCGAAGCGGGGGACCGGGTCGTGATCGTCGACGACATGCTCTCGACCGGCGGCACGTTGGCCGCGATCTGTGACGCGCTCGACGGCATCGGAGCCGAAATCGTCGACATCGTCGTCGTGTTGCGCAAGGTCGGCGAGTCGGCGCTCGACGACACGGAATACGAGGCGACGAGCCTCGTCGATATCACGGTCGAGGACGGCGAGGTGACCGTCCACTCGGCGAATCGATAG
- a CDS encoding uracil-xanthine permease family protein yields the protein MSTEPDGGIELEYGLDDKPPLPKSILLGLQHVAVMIVPATAVAYAVGTSVGLDGDAAYLVQMVLLFSGLATMVQAYTVGPVGARLPIVMGSSFTFVGASISIGADYGMAAVFGAILVTGFVVEGLIGWQFKRIKPFFPPLVTGLVVVIIGLYLVPVAMDYAAGGVGASDFGALHHIGLAAVVLAIAVGLNMFTRGVTRLLSVLVAIGVGYAAAIALTFTTGLELVDFSTVGDAAWIALPSPTRFGFEFEPIAIATFAVLFLVSSMETVGDMSGVTAAEGRNPTNEEFRGGLFNDGLLSSIGAVFGAFPITSFSQNVGIVNFTGVMSRHVVGIGGVFLAVLGLSPKVGAVVTTIPSAVFGGAVLLMAGMVAASGFRLIVTHVDLDRRNTVIVAVSLGLGLGVATTPEALAGLPSGAELFFGQSVIVTALSALVLNTFVPGAESPLFDARSPDSGAAAESADAEPVGTVDD from the coding sequence ATGTCGACGGAACCGGACGGCGGCATCGAACTCGAGTACGGTCTGGACGACAAACCGCCGTTGCCGAAATCGATTCTGCTCGGCCTGCAACACGTCGCGGTGATGATCGTCCCGGCGACGGCGGTGGCCTACGCCGTCGGGACCAGCGTCGGTCTCGACGGCGACGCGGCCTACCTCGTCCAAATGGTCCTGCTGTTCTCGGGACTGGCGACGATGGTACAGGCGTACACCGTCGGGCCCGTCGGCGCGCGCCTGCCGATCGTCATGGGCTCGAGTTTCACGTTCGTGGGCGCGTCGATCTCGATCGGCGCGGACTACGGGATGGCCGCCGTCTTCGGCGCGATCCTCGTGACGGGGTTCGTCGTCGAGGGACTGATCGGCTGGCAGTTCAAACGCATCAAACCCTTCTTCCCGCCGCTGGTGACCGGACTCGTCGTCGTCATCATCGGCCTCTACCTCGTGCCCGTCGCGATGGACTACGCCGCCGGCGGGGTCGGCGCGTCGGACTTCGGTGCCTTGCACCACATCGGACTCGCCGCGGTCGTGCTGGCGATCGCCGTCGGCCTCAACATGTTCACGCGCGGCGTCACGCGACTGCTGTCCGTGCTCGTCGCGATCGGCGTCGGGTACGCGGCCGCCATCGCCCTCACGTTCACCACCGGCCTCGAACTCGTCGATTTCTCGACCGTCGGCGACGCCGCCTGGATCGCGCTGCCGTCGCCCACCCGCTTTGGATTCGAGTTCGAGCCGATCGCGATCGCCACCTTCGCCGTCCTCTTTCTCGTCTCTTCGATGGAAACCGTCGGCGACATGTCCGGCGTCACGGCCGCCGAGGGACGCAATCCGACGAACGAGGAGTTCCGCGGCGGGCTGTTCAACGACGGACTGTTGAGTTCGATCGGTGCCGTCTTCGGTGCGTTCCCGATCACCTCGTTCTCCCAGAACGTCGGCATCGTCAACTTCACCGGCGTGATGAGCCGTCACGTCGTCGGTATCGGCGGCGTCTTCCTCGCCGTCCTCGGACTGAGTCCCAAAGTCGGTGCCGTCGTCACGACGATCCCCAGCGCGGTCTTCGGCGGCGCGGTCCTGCTGATGGCCGGGATGGTCGCCGCCAGCGGGTTCCGACTGATCGTCACGCACGTGGACCTCGATCGTCGGAACACGGTCATCGTCGCCGTCTCGCTCGGCCTCGGGCTCGGCGTCGCGACGACGCCCGAAGCCCTCGCGGGACTCCCGAGCGGAGCGGAACTGTTCTTCGGACAGTCGGTCATCGTGACCGCGCTGTCGGCACTGGTCCTCAACACGTTCGTCCCCGGCGCGGAGAGCCCGCTGTTCGACGCCCGGTCGCCCGACTCGGGAGCGGCCGCGGAGTCCGCGGACGCCGAACCCGTCGGCACCGTCGACGACTGA